One genomic window of Haloarchaeobius salinus includes the following:
- a CDS encoding ribonucleotide-diphosphate reductase subunit beta, with the protein MPLIDTDAEHDPNKILPIDYDWAREYYTAGVANNWVPAEIPMQDDVSQWNGDGLTDAERQLVEWNLGFFSTAESLTANNIVLALYEYVTAPECRQYLLRQAYEEAIHTDTFIYCCDTLGFDPDYLYGMYDRVPAIREKDEFVVDLTQVLDDPGFTIESDEDVRALLRDLVGFYVIMEGIFFYAGFAMMLGLKRQGKMVGIGQQFEYIMRDESLHVGFGVDLVQQIRTEHPDVWTDAFGEEVVDLVTRAVELEQIYAREACPDEILGMGPEQFAEYVEHVADRRLGQLDLPEQYGTDNPFPWLSEQVDLNREKNFFETQVTEYQSGGNLDW; encoded by the coding sequence ATGCCACTCATCGACACCGACGCCGAACACGACCCGAACAAGATACTGCCCATCGACTACGACTGGGCCCGCGAGTACTACACCGCGGGCGTCGCCAACAACTGGGTGCCCGCCGAGATACCGATGCAGGACGACGTCTCCCAGTGGAACGGCGACGGGCTCACCGACGCCGAGCGCCAGCTCGTCGAGTGGAACCTCGGCTTCTTCTCGACGGCGGAGTCGCTCACCGCGAACAACATCGTCCTCGCGCTGTACGAGTACGTCACCGCGCCGGAGTGCCGCCAGTACCTGCTCCGGCAGGCCTACGAGGAGGCCATCCACACGGACACGTTCATCTACTGCTGTGACACGCTCGGCTTCGACCCCGACTACCTCTACGGGATGTACGACCGGGTGCCCGCCATCCGGGAGAAGGACGAGTTCGTCGTCGACCTCACGCAGGTGCTCGACGACCCCGGGTTCACCATCGAGAGCGACGAGGACGTGCGCGCACTGCTGCGCGACCTCGTCGGCTTCTACGTCATCATGGAGGGCATCTTCTTCTACGCCGGCTTCGCGATGATGCTCGGGCTGAAGCGCCAGGGGAAGATGGTCGGCATCGGCCAGCAGTTCGAGTACATCATGCGCGACGAGTCGCTGCACGTCGGTTTCGGGGTGGACCTCGTCCAGCAGATCCGGACCGAACATCCGGACGTCTGGACCGACGCGTTCGGCGAGGAGGTCGTCGACCTCGTCACCCGGGCCGTCGAGCTGGAGCAGATATACGCCCGCGAGGCGTGCCCCGACGAGATACTCGGCATGGGCCCCGAACAGTTCGCCGAGTACGTCGAGCACGTCGCGGACCGGCGGCTCGGCCAGCTCGACCTGCCCGAGCAGTACGGCACCGACAACCCGTTCCCGTGGCTGTCCGAGCAGGTCGACCTCAACAGGGAGAAGAACTTCTTCGAGACGCAGGTGACGGAGTACCAGAGCGGCGGCAACCTCGACTGGTAG
- a CDS encoding ribonucleoside-diphosphate reductase subunit alpha, producing MSQQQTQTTTVRSILDRARDDDAQLPTDETVETLVEEIERNLYDGAGTDEVYEATIQSLTARIEREPGFKRVAADVFRQRYYRELVGTDETGFELDRAYRRTFVENVERGVELDLLDERLLDRFDLDALADALVLERDERFEYMAMDTLAQRYFLRTEEGGEHLELPQAFWMRVAMGLAVEEDDPQARALEFYEVLSKLEFTPSSPTLFHSGTTHPQLSSCYLTTVEDDLEHIFDSYKHHAQLSKWSGGLGNDWTNLRAAGALIESTGVESTGTVPFLKISNDVTAAINRSGKRRGAACAYLECWHLDFPAFCDLRRNTGDERRRTHDMNTAAWIPDLFMERVAADEEWTLFSPDEVPELHGLYGNEFAERYREYEAAADAGELRQFERVDAAELWRTMLTRLFETGHPWLTFKDPCNVRSPQDHVGTVHSSNLCTEITLNTSADEHAVCNLGSVNLATHVEDGALDRDRLADTVETGMRMLDNVVDLCFYPTEQAEHANMQHRPVGLGVMGFHDALMQLEVPMAGEKAVELANRWQEFVSYHTILNSSRLARERGPYPSYEGSKWDRGLLPQDTVDLLEAERGRDIPTDRTETLDWSVVREHVDTHGMRNSNTMAIAPTATISTINGTTPSIEPIYSNLYVKSNMSGDFTVVNDQLVADLQAQGLWDDELVDRIKFHDGSIQEIPEIPAETRELYRGAFEIDPRHQLRLTAHRGTWIDQSVSHNVFFPSTDGSLLGDVYRTAWELGLKTTYYLRTLGASQIEKSTLDMGEYGRTQYRDDGPGEADRDGPAADGGRDVADDAGNATDDELCRVEDPTCDACQ from the coding sequence ATGAGTCAGCAACAGACACAGACGACGACGGTCCGGTCGATCCTCGACCGGGCGCGAGACGACGACGCACAGCTACCGACCGACGAGACCGTCGAGACGCTCGTCGAGGAGATCGAACGGAACCTCTACGACGGGGCCGGGACCGACGAGGTGTACGAGGCGACCATCCAGTCGCTGACGGCGCGAATCGAGCGCGAACCGGGGTTCAAACGGGTCGCGGCCGACGTGTTCCGACAGCGGTACTACCGCGAGCTCGTCGGCACCGACGAGACGGGCTTCGAACTCGACCGGGCGTACCGGCGGACCTTCGTCGAGAACGTCGAGCGAGGGGTCGAACTGGATCTGCTCGACGAGCGACTCCTGGACCGGTTCGACCTCGACGCGCTGGCGGACGCGCTCGTCCTCGAACGCGACGAACGGTTCGAGTACATGGCGATGGACACGCTCGCCCAGCGCTACTTCCTCAGGACGGAGGAGGGCGGTGAGCACCTCGAGCTCCCGCAGGCGTTCTGGATGCGCGTGGCGATGGGGCTGGCCGTCGAGGAGGACGATCCACAGGCCCGCGCGCTGGAGTTCTACGAGGTGCTCTCGAAACTGGAGTTCACGCCCTCCTCGCCGACGCTCTTTCACAGCGGGACGACCCACCCGCAACTCTCCTCGTGCTACCTGACGACGGTCGAGGACGACCTCGAACACATCTTCGACTCGTACAAGCACCACGCACAGCTCTCGAAGTGGAGCGGCGGCCTCGGCAACGACTGGACGAACCTCCGTGCGGCCGGCGCGCTCATCGAGAGCACGGGCGTCGAGTCCACCGGCACCGTCCCGTTCCTCAAGATATCGAACGACGTGACCGCGGCCATCAACCGCTCGGGCAAGCGCCGCGGCGCGGCCTGTGCCTACCTGGAGTGCTGGCACCTCGACTTCCCTGCGTTCTGTGACCTCCGGCGGAACACGGGCGACGAACGCCGGCGCACCCACGACATGAACACCGCGGCGTGGATCCCCGACCTGTTCATGGAGCGCGTGGCGGCCGACGAGGAGTGGACGCTGTTCAGCCCAGACGAGGTGCCCGAACTCCACGGGCTATACGGCAACGAGTTCGCCGAGCGGTACCGCGAGTACGAGGCCGCCGCGGACGCCGGCGAGCTCCGGCAGTTCGAGCGCGTCGACGCCGCGGAGCTCTGGCGCACGATGCTCACCCGGCTGTTCGAGACGGGCCACCCGTGGCTGACGTTCAAGGACCCCTGCAACGTCCGGTCGCCGCAGGACCACGTCGGCACCGTCCACTCCTCGAACCTCTGCACCGAGATCACGCTGAACACGAGCGCCGACGAGCACGCCGTCTGCAACCTCGGTTCGGTGAACCTCGCGACGCACGTCGAGGACGGGGCGCTGGACCGCGACCGCCTCGCCGACACCGTCGAGACGGGGATGCGGATGCTCGACAACGTCGTCGACCTCTGTTTCTACCCGACCGAACAGGCCGAGCACGCGAACATGCAACATCGACCGGTCGGGCTCGGCGTGATGGGCTTCCACGACGCGCTCATGCAACTGGAGGTTCCGATGGCAGGCGAGAAGGCGGTCGAGCTCGCGAACCGCTGGCAGGAGTTCGTCTCCTACCACACCATCCTCAACAGCTCCCGGCTGGCGAGAGAGCGCGGGCCGTACCCGAGCTACGAGGGGTCGAAGTGGGACCGCGGGCTGCTCCCACAGGACACCGTCGACCTGCTCGAGGCGGAGCGCGGCCGCGACATCCCGACCGACCGCACGGAGACGCTGGACTGGTCGGTCGTCCGCGAGCACGTCGACACCCACGGGATGCGCAACTCGAACACGATGGCCATCGCGCCGACTGCGACCATCTCGACCATCAACGGGACGACCCCGTCTATCGAGCCGATTTACTCCAACCTCTACGTGAAGTCCAACATGTCCGGCGACTTCACGGTCGTCAACGACCAGCTCGTCGCCGACCTGCAGGCGCAGGGGCTCTGGGACGACGAGCTGGTCGACCGAATCAAGTTCCACGACGGCTCCATCCAGGAGATTCCCGAGATACCGGCCGAGACCCGCGAACTGTACCGCGGCGCGTTCGAGATCGACCCCCGGCACCAGCTCCGGCTCACCGCCCACCGGGGGACGTGGATCGACCAGTCCGTCTCGCACAACGTCTTCTTCCCGTCGACCGACGGCTCGCTGCTCGGCGACGTCTACCGCACCGCGTGGGAGCTCGGCCTGAAGACGACGTACTACCTCCGCACCCTCGGAGCCTCCCAGATAGAGAAGTCGACGCTCGACATGGGCGAGTACGGTCGCACGCAGTACCGCGATGACGGCCCGGGCGAGGCCGACCGCGACGGGCCCGCCGCCGACGGCGGCCGCGACGTGGCCGACGACGCCGGCAACGCAACCGACGACGAGCTCTGTCGCGTCGAGGACCCGACCTGCGACGCCTGCCAGTGA
- a CDS encoding HAD family hydrolase produces the protein MERYDLLYRLYDEFDTETLREYQEFVDLFPAVDSRVALEHWQDASEELDARKGEIRDAFVPGETFAEVAAHATRDQAFTALDLLSTYDRAINVLVLDVDETLRSAGNTDNEIPRDTLHRLTEFHESGVPIVICTGQTLENVKGFMIQGLGSEVVHSGDLSIVYESGNGVFTPGHGAETKRLLYEGLDEFVRAVFDDVRARALTEAPEDVRHGCHLQGNEFNVTLKPNYETGSERAREIIDTALGYQLHLLGTAVARAADADLDEDDAVGWARTYYADADPEIRGVLEREGEYEARDLDSIPDVLADAFDRVDVAYYEADAAEISSLELNKVAGVEAALSVLGVDDPFALVMGDSKTDLRVMRWAEEHDAGIAAAPDHASSDVLEHVLSTDELVFDRGKSAELLGTAYAMNCLASLD, from the coding sequence ATGGAACGATACGACCTGCTGTACAGACTGTACGACGAGTTCGACACGGAGACGCTCCGGGAGTACCAGGAGTTCGTCGACCTCTTCCCGGCCGTCGACTCCCGCGTCGCCCTCGAGCACTGGCAGGACGCCAGCGAGGAACTCGACGCACGCAAGGGCGAGATCCGCGACGCGTTCGTCCCCGGCGAGACGTTCGCCGAGGTCGCCGCACACGCCACCCGCGACCAGGCGTTCACCGCGCTCGACCTCCTCTCCACCTACGACCGCGCCATCAACGTCCTCGTGCTCGACGTGGACGAGACGCTTCGCTCCGCCGGCAACACCGACAACGAGATACCCCGGGACACGCTCCACCGGCTCACCGAGTTCCACGAGAGCGGCGTCCCCATCGTCATCTGCACCGGCCAGACCCTGGAGAACGTCAAGGGGTTCATGATCCAGGGACTCGGAAGCGAGGTCGTCCACTCGGGCGACCTCAGCATCGTCTACGAGTCCGGCAACGGCGTCTTCACGCCCGGCCACGGTGCCGAGACCAAGCGCCTGCTGTACGAGGGCCTCGACGAGTTCGTCCGAGCAGTGTTCGACGACGTGCGAGCCCGCGCCCTGACCGAGGCCCCCGAGGACGTCCGCCATGGCTGTCACCTCCAGGGCAACGAGTTCAACGTCACGCTCAAGCCCAACTACGAGACCGGCAGCGAGCGCGCCCGGGAGATCATCGACACCGCGCTCGGCTACCAGCTCCACCTGCTCGGCACCGCGGTCGCCCGCGCCGCCGACGCCGACCTCGACGAGGACGACGCCGTCGGCTGGGCGCGGACCTACTACGCCGACGCCGACCCCGAGATCCGCGGAGTGCTCGAACGCGAGGGCGAGTACGAGGCTCGCGACCTCGATTCGATCCCCGACGTGCTGGCCGACGCGTTCGACCGCGTCGACGTGGCCTACTACGAGGCCGACGCCGCCGAGATATCGAGTCTCGAACTCAACAAGGTCGCCGGCGTCGAGGCCGCCCTCTCGGTGCTCGGCGTCGACGACCCGTTCGCGCTCGTCATGGGCGACTCCAAGACCGACCTGCGCGTGATGCGCTGGGCCGAGGAGCACGATGCCGGCATCGCCGCTGCGCCCGACCACGCCTCCTCCGACGTGCTGGAGCACGTGCTCTCCACTGACGAGCTGGTGTTCGACCGCGGCAAGTCGGCGGAGTTGCTGGGCACCGCGTACGCGATGAACTGTCTCGCGAGCCTGGACTGA
- a CDS encoding mandelate racemase/muconate lactonizing enzyme family protein, whose amino-acid sequence MGIDYTQLHDPNAEYTMRELSAGTMGVTRERGGDRDVEITDVQTTMVDGNFPWTLVRIYTDAGVVGTGEAYWGAGVPELIERMKPFVVGENPLDIDRLYEHLIQKMSGEGSVEGITVTAIAGIEVALHDLAGKILEVPAYQLLGGKYRDEVRVYCDCHTEEEADPEACADEAERVVEELGYDALKFDLDVPSGLEKDRANRHLRPGEIRHKAEIVEQVTERVKDRADVAFDCHWTFSGGSAKRLASAIEEYDVWWLEDPVPPENLGVQKEVTGSTITPITVGENRYRVTEERRLIEEQAVDIVAPDLPKVGGMRETRKIADVANQYYVPVAMHNVSSPVATMASAQVGAAIPNALAVEYHSYELGWWEDLVEEDVIEDGYIEIPEEPGLGLTLDMDAVAAHMVEGETLFDVA is encoded by the coding sequence ATGGGTATCGATTACACGCAGCTTCACGACCCGAACGCGGAGTACACGATGCGGGAGCTCTCCGCGGGGACGATGGGCGTGACACGCGAGCGCGGCGGCGACCGCGACGTCGAGATAACGGACGTACAGACGACGATGGTCGACGGGAACTTCCCGTGGACGCTCGTGCGAATCTACACCGACGCCGGCGTCGTCGGCACCGGCGAGGCGTACTGGGGTGCTGGCGTCCCCGAACTCATCGAGCGGATGAAGCCGTTCGTCGTCGGGGAGAACCCGCTGGACATCGACCGCCTCTACGAGCATCTCATCCAGAAGATGTCCGGCGAGGGGTCGGTCGAGGGCATCACCGTCACCGCCATCGCCGGCATCGAGGTCGCGCTGCACGACCTCGCCGGGAAGATACTCGAGGTGCCGGCGTACCAGCTCCTCGGCGGGAAGTACCGCGACGAGGTGCGCGTCTACTGCGACTGCCACACCGAGGAAGAGGCCGACCCGGAGGCCTGTGCCGACGAGGCAGAGCGCGTCGTCGAGGAGCTCGGCTACGACGCGCTGAAGTTCGACCTCGACGTGCCGTCGGGGCTGGAGAAGGACCGCGCGAACCGGCACCTCCGTCCCGGTGAGATCCGCCACAAGGCGGAGATCGTCGAGCAGGTCACCGAGCGCGTGAAGGACCGCGCCGACGTGGCGTTCGACTGCCACTGGACGTTCTCCGGTGGGTCGGCGAAGCGCCTCGCCAGCGCCATCGAGGAGTACGACGTCTGGTGGCTGGAGGACCCCGTGCCGCCGGAGAACCTCGGCGTACAGAAGGAGGTCACGGGGTCGACCATCACCCCCATCACGGTCGGGGAGAACCGGTACCGCGTGACCGAGGAACGCCGCCTCATCGAGGAGCAGGCCGTCGACATCGTCGCGCCCGACCTCCCGAAGGTCGGCGGGATGCGCGAGACCCGCAAGATCGCGGACGTGGCGAACCAGTACTACGTCCCCGTCGCGATGCACAACGTCTCCTCGCCCGTGGCGACGATGGCCAGCGCACAGGTCGGCGCGGCCATCCCGAACGCGCTCGCCGTCGAGTACCACTCCTACGAGCTCGGCTGGTGGGAGGACCTGGTCGAGGAGGACGTCATCGAGGACGGCTACATCGAGATCCCCGAGGAGCCCGGCCTCGGTCTCACGCTCGACATGGACGCCGTCGCGGCGCACATGGTCGAGGGCGAGACGTTGTTCGACGTGGCGTAG
- a CDS encoding phosphoadenosine phosphosulfate reductase family protein, which translates to MSEFPDYLDVDYTDGEGETPATYPSIEHKIEKALEVTQKGLEQYENPAVMWTGGKDSTLTLYFVKEVAEKHGYDLPTTVFIDHFQHFDELMQFVERWADEWDLEVVYARNTDVGDYVDENGLTPGDDIPVDALSEHNQHHIRNILEYEEDTFPFLLDTYVGNHLLKTVALNDTLESENIDGIISGIRWDEQEARADETFFSPRHDPDIYPPHDRIQPILQFAEADVWDAFWHFVVPETVEGYPDEGYVPQDYDDLPNGLTHEDIPVSPKYFEGFRSLGSEVSTEKAEQEPAWLQDLENTTERAGRAQDKEDLMERLRDLGYM; encoded by the coding sequence ATGAGCGAGTTCCCCGACTACCTCGACGTCGACTACACGGACGGCGAAGGTGAGACACCCGCGACCTACCCGTCCATCGAGCACAAGATCGAGAAGGCGCTCGAAGTCACCCAGAAGGGCCTCGAACAGTACGAGAACCCCGCCGTGATGTGGACGGGCGGGAAGGACTCGACGCTCACGCTGTACTTCGTCAAGGAGGTCGCCGAGAAGCACGGCTACGACCTGCCGACGACGGTCTTCATCGACCACTTCCAGCACTTCGACGAGCTGATGCAGTTCGTCGAGCGGTGGGCCGACGAGTGGGACCTCGAAGTGGTGTACGCCCGCAACACCGACGTGGGCGACTACGTCGACGAGAACGGCCTCACCCCGGGCGACGACATCCCGGTCGACGCGCTCAGCGAGCACAACCAGCACCACATCCGGAACATCCTGGAGTACGAGGAGGACACGTTCCCGTTCCTGCTCGACACCTACGTCGGCAACCACCTGCTGAAGACGGTGGCGCTGAACGACACGCTCGAATCGGAGAACATCGACGGCATCATCTCGGGCATCCGCTGGGACGAGCAGGAGGCCCGCGCGGACGAGACGTTCTTCAGCCCGCGCCACGACCCCGACATCTACCCGCCGCACGACCGCATCCAGCCCATCCTCCAGTTCGCCGAGGCGGACGTCTGGGACGCCTTCTGGCACTTCGTCGTGCCGGAGACGGTCGAGGGCTACCCCGACGAGGGCTACGTCCCGCAGGACTACGACGACCTGCCGAACGGGCTGACCCACGAGGACATCCCCGTCTCGCCGAAGTACTTCGAGGGCTTCCGCAGCCTCGGCAGCGAGGTCTCCACGGAGAAGGCGGAACAGGAGCCCGCGTGGCTGCAGGACCTGGAGAACACGACCGAGCGCGCCGGTCGCGCCCAGGACAAGGAGGACCTGATGGAGCGCCTGCGCGACCTCGGCTACATGTGA
- the nrdR gene encoding transcriptional regulator NrdR, which translates to MDCPNCDHDPTNVVDTGTTTDGTAVRRRRECAACSFRFTTYERTEWESLRVEKRDGSVEPFDREKLRTGIERAVEKRPVDAGDVATLVDEVEADLLDEDGRVVTSERVGALVSERLRSVDQVAYVRFVSVYRAFSDPAAFRRALDAVLGDDAGDVAYDGGGQSHGQTDFDT; encoded by the coding sequence ATGGACTGCCCGAACTGCGACCACGACCCGACGAACGTCGTCGACACGGGCACGACCACCGATGGAACCGCCGTTCGGCGACGCCGCGAGTGTGCCGCCTGCTCGTTCCGGTTCACGACCTACGAGCGGACCGAGTGGGAATCGCTCCGCGTCGAGAAGCGCGACGGCAGCGTCGAGCCGTTCGACCGCGAGAAGCTCCGGACCGGTATCGAGCGCGCCGTCGAGAAGCGCCCGGTCGACGCCGGTGACGTTGCCACCCTCGTCGACGAGGTCGAGGCGGACCTGCTGGACGAGGACGGCCGCGTCGTCACGTCCGAACGGGTCGGCGCACTCGTCTCCGAGCGCCTGCGATCGGTCGACCAGGTTGCCTACGTCCGTTTCGTCTCGGTCTACCGGGCGTTCTCGGACCCGGCGGCGTTCCGACGGGCACTCGACGCAGTGCTGGGCGACGACGCGGGCGACGTAGCGTACGACGGGGGCGGGCAGTCACACGGACAGACCGATTTCGACACATGA
- a CDS encoding acyl-CoA thioesterase: MPQQRGHETTLRESFTEMSEILMPNSTNNLGRALGGAVLHWMDICGAIAARRFSRRQVVTASMDHVDFIAPIELGDIVTVTAYVFDTGRTSMDVKVDVLAERPSQGERAETASSFFSFVALDAGERPTEIPALRCPTDEQRGLRDDALAARRQRRRELAVEGAVEQTGFQ; encoded by the coding sequence ATGCCACAGCAGCGCGGCCACGAGACGACGCTCCGGGAGTCGTTCACCGAGATGAGCGAGATTCTGATGCCGAACAGCACGAACAACCTCGGGCGCGCCCTCGGTGGGGCGGTCCTGCACTGGATGGACATCTGCGGGGCCATCGCCGCGCGGCGGTTCTCACGGCGACAAGTCGTCACGGCGTCGATGGACCACGTCGACTTCATCGCACCCATCGAACTCGGCGACATCGTCACCGTCACGGCCTACGTCTTCGACACCGGTCGGACCAGCATGGACGTGAAGGTCGACGTGCTGGCCGAGCGCCCGAGCCAGGGCGAGCGGGCGGAGACCGCGAGTTCGTTCTTCAGCTTCGTCGCACTCGACGCCGGCGAACGGCCGACAGAGATCCCGGCGCTCAGGTGCCCCACGGACGAGCAGCGCGGACTCCGCGACGACGCGCTGGCGGCGCGGCGACAGCGGCGACGTGAACTCGCGGTGGAGGGGGCCGTAGAACAAACTGGCTTTCAATAG